Proteins encoded in a region of the Euzebya rosea genome:
- a CDS encoding helix-turn-helix domain-containing protein: protein MSPTETTNTPGTLLSIREAADRLSVSTATVHRLIQVRDLDHLRLGRRTIRIRESALNDYLTRCTVRRLR from the coding sequence ATGAGCCCCACCGAGACCACAAACACCCCCGGCACGCTCCTGTCGATCCGCGAGGCCGCCGACCGCCTCAGCGTCAGCACCGCCACGGTCCACCGACTCATCCAGGTGCGCGACCTCGACCACCTGCGCCTCGGACGCCGCACCATCAGAATCCGCGAGTCGGCGCTGAACGACTACCTCACCAGGTGCACGGTCCGACGTCTCCGCTGA
- a CDS encoding conjugal transfer protein TrbL has translation MAPCDLPVLSAVCEVAGDAAGALVAAPFEWLALSMGQAAGWMVESVWEVIDATTIVNLSRPAYVEVYNTVFGVAVFLMLLLFTLQLLRGLVRREPRAFAQAITGLAKSVVGSFVAIALTTLLLEATDQLSRALVAAAGTTMEQLGARIATLVTGLSTLVLATPGAGAIVTMGLAGLAILGVLMVWGSMLVRTSLLLVTVALAPLALAGWSWQPTRAWAARWASFVVALVVSKFVVVLIFLVGTVAIAPTTDGEPATVADPLAGIVLLFLAGFAPAMTHRFIAFAGIDVHQLVAAEHDTSTAVRRAVPATPIMRSGIAKVVGPAAAGPAAPAAAAAPVVVSTTASRTMAASRASQHSGPHGAPGRDAGPTTSPSVRAPSGEGGHR, from the coding sequence ATGGCGCCGTGCGACCTGCCGGTCCTCTCCGCAGTCTGCGAGGTCGCCGGCGACGCCGCCGGCGCACTGGTCGCCGCCCCCTTCGAATGGCTGGCCCTCAGCATGGGCCAGGCGGCCGGCTGGATGGTCGAGTCGGTCTGGGAGGTCATCGACGCCACGACGATCGTGAACCTGTCCCGCCCTGCCTACGTCGAGGTCTACAACACCGTCTTCGGCGTCGCGGTCTTCCTGATGCTCCTGCTGTTCACCCTGCAGCTGCTCCGCGGCCTCGTCCGCCGCGAACCCCGCGCATTCGCTCAGGCCATCACCGGCCTCGCCAAGTCCGTAGTCGGGTCCTTCGTCGCCATCGCTCTGACCACCCTGCTGCTCGAGGCGACCGACCAGCTGTCCCGGGCCCTGGTCGCCGCAGCCGGCACCACCATGGAACAACTCGGAGCACGTATCGCCACGCTCGTCACCGGCCTGTCCACGCTGGTGCTGGCGACCCCGGGCGCCGGCGCAATCGTCACCATGGGGTTGGCTGGGCTGGCCATCCTCGGTGTCCTGATGGTCTGGGGGTCGATGCTGGTCCGCACGTCCCTGCTGCTGGTCACCGTAGCGTTGGCACCCCTGGCGCTGGCCGGCTGGTCCTGGCAACCCACACGGGCCTGGGCAGCACGGTGGGCCTCGTTCGTGGTGGCGCTGGTGGTCTCCAAGTTCGTGGTCGTCCTCATCTTCCTAGTCGGCACCGTCGCCATCGCCCCCACCACTGACGGCGAGCCGGCAACGGTGGCCGACCCGCTGGCCGGTATCGTCCTCTTGTTCCTGGCCGGGTTCGCCCCGGCCATGACCCACCGGTTCATCGCCTTCGCCGGAATCGACGTCCACCAGCTCGTGGCCGCCGAGCACGACACCAGCACCGCGGTCCGCCGGGCGGTCCCGGCCACACCGATCATGCGGTCCGGGATCGCCAAGGTCGTGGGCCCGGCCGCCGCCGGACCGGCCGCACCGGCCGCAGCCGCTGCCCCGGTCGTCGTGTCGACGACCGCCTCCCGGACCATGGCCGCAAGCAGGGCGAGCCAACACAGCGGGCCCCACGGTGCCCCGGGACGCGACGCCGGACCCACCACGTCACCCTCAGTCCGCGCGCCTTCCGGTGAGGGGGGTCACCGATGA
- a CDS encoding CDP-alcohol phosphatidyltransferase family protein yields the protein MVRMFDAGLREDRPVVVHDKVWTAANVITFLRLLGLPLFVYLMAVSEAYGIAFLVLVIVGTTDWIDGYVARRFDQVTRLGQIIDPLIDRALLATAGLTMAALGIAPWWVILAIVGRDALLLVVAYRLFGGNPGIPVSRWGKFSTACLLIGVPGFLLGHMDWSGATLWGWIGWIFTAVGLVTYYIAGLVYAQTARVLLAQRRDGLHTGPVRHPDAGASE from the coding sequence ATGGTGAGGATGTTCGACGCCGGGCTGCGGGAGGACCGGCCGGTGGTGGTCCACGACAAGGTGTGGACCGCTGCCAACGTCATCACGTTCCTGCGGCTCCTCGGGCTGCCGCTGTTCGTCTACCTGATGGCGGTCAGCGAGGCCTACGGCATCGCCTTCCTCGTCCTCGTCATCGTCGGGACCACCGATTGGATCGACGGCTACGTCGCCCGGCGGTTCGACCAGGTCACCCGGCTCGGCCAGATCATCGACCCGCTCATCGACCGGGCGCTCCTCGCCACGGCAGGGCTGACGATGGCCGCGCTCGGCATCGCGCCGTGGTGGGTGATCCTCGCCATCGTCGGCCGCGACGCGCTCCTGCTGGTCGTTGCCTACCGGCTGTTCGGCGGCAACCCGGGCATCCCCGTGTCGCGCTGGGGCAAGTTCTCGACGGCATGCCTGCTGATCGGCGTCCCGGGCTTCCTGCTGGGTCACATGGACTGGTCCGGCGCAACGTTGTGGGGGTGGATCGGCTGGATCTTCACCGCCGTCGGGCTCGTGACCTACTACATTGCAGGCCTCGTGTACGCCCAGACAGCCCGCGTGCTGCTGGCCCAACGCCGAGACGGACTCCACACCGGACCCGTCCGACACCCCGACGCAGGAGCATCCGAGTGA
- a CDS encoding SCO6880 family protein, whose product MTTDTRDGHPDAVTFSRLARRGVLLGLSAGQVATLGYALVVLVGGLVAGDAVGATWTAPLWGGAILLALLRRDGRPLVEWLPRWMAWGWRRVRGQATHATSVLLPRPAGRLHLPGDPSPLDTMVDPDSGAVLVHDPASHLLVAVARVAHRAFVLQDPTDQQRRVHGWGRVLAGAARSTGIARIHVLEQTLPDHGEGLADWWGRHGIDDGSWVAATYRELIAAAGPTGERHLTTVSVALDLRQAASQVRAAGGGLAGAARVLRREMTAIGRALTTADLAPVHWLGTRDLTGLVRTAYDPHLAGGIDHAGKGRLADAGPMAMVEDWDTLRTDSAWHAVLWISEWPRTAVHPGFLAPLVLSGGVRRAFSLICQPVPTDRATREIRRRKTEHLADTAQRTRLGQVTDARDTAEYHDVLQQEADLAAGHALVRYTGLLAVSAPTRDALDAAVAEIEQAAVQGSCETRRLVGQQARAFAAAALPLCRHV is encoded by the coding sequence ATGACCACCGACACCCGGGACGGCCACCCCGACGCCGTGACGTTCTCGCGGCTGGCCAGACGCGGGGTGCTGCTCGGCCTGTCGGCCGGACAGGTCGCGACCCTCGGGTACGCGCTCGTCGTTCTCGTGGGCGGCCTCGTCGCCGGCGACGCCGTCGGGGCGACATGGACCGCACCGCTGTGGGGCGGCGCGATCCTGCTCGCCCTGCTGCGCCGCGACGGCCGGCCCCTCGTGGAATGGCTCCCCCGCTGGATGGCCTGGGGGTGGCGCCGCGTCCGCGGCCAGGCGACCCACGCCACATCGGTCCTCCTGCCCAGACCCGCCGGCCGGCTGCACCTACCCGGCGACCCCTCGCCGCTCGACACCATGGTCGACCCCGACAGCGGCGCCGTGCTCGTGCACGACCCGGCCAGCCACTTGCTGGTCGCTGTCGCCCGGGTCGCCCACCGGGCGTTCGTCCTGCAGGACCCAACCGACCAGCAGCGTCGCGTCCACGGCTGGGGACGCGTCCTGGCCGGCGCAGCCCGATCCACCGGCATCGCACGCATCCACGTCCTCGAACAGACCCTCCCCGACCACGGCGAGGGCCTCGCCGACTGGTGGGGACGCCACGGCATCGACGACGGGTCCTGGGTCGCCGCGACCTACCGGGAACTCATCGCTGCGGCCGGCCCGACAGGCGAGCGGCACCTCACGACCGTCTCCGTGGCGCTGGACCTGCGGCAGGCCGCCAGCCAGGTCCGTGCTGCCGGTGGGGGACTGGCCGGCGCTGCCCGGGTCCTTCGGCGCGAGATGACCGCCATCGGCCGGGCGCTCACCACGGCAGACCTCGCCCCCGTCCACTGGCTCGGCACCAGGGACCTCACCGGGCTGGTGCGCACCGCCTACGACCCGCACCTGGCCGGTGGCATCGACCATGCCGGCAAGGGCCGGCTGGCAGACGCCGGCCCCATGGCCATGGTCGAGGACTGGGACACCCTCCGGACCGACTCCGCCTGGCACGCCGTCCTGTGGATCAGCGAGTGGCCACGTACCGCCGTCCACCCGGGGTTCCTCGCCCCACTCGTCCTCTCCGGCGGCGTCCGGCGGGCCTTCTCACTGATCTGCCAGCCGGTGCCGACCGACCGCGCGACCCGGGAGATCCGGCGGCGCAAGACCGAGCATCTCGCCGACACCGCCCAGCGAACCCGGCTCGGCCAGGTCACCGATGCCCGCGACACCGCGGAGTACCACGACGTCCTGCAGCAGGAGGCCGACCTCGCCGCCGGTCACGCGCTGGTCCGCTACACCGGTCTGCTCGCCGTCTCCGCCCCCACCCGGGACGCACTCGACGCCGCGGTCGCCGAGATCGAGCAGGCCGCCGTCCAGGGATCGTGTGAGACGCGCCGACTCGTTGGCCAGCAGGCCCGCGCGTTCGCCGCCGCCGCCCTGCCCCTGTGCCGCCACGTCTGA
- the gcvH gene encoding glycine cleavage system protein GcvH, protein MNPDDRRYTEEHEWVKIDGDRVTVGITHYAQDALGDVVYVDLPATGTRVESGQPFGEVESTKSVSDLFAPLSGTIAERNSSLESNPELVNSDPYGEGWMVVLQVDDTSAIDSMMTAEAYAALTEDS, encoded by the coding sequence GTGAACCCCGACGACCGCCGTTACACCGAAGAGCACGAGTGGGTGAAGATCGATGGTGACCGTGTCACCGTCGGCATCACCCACTACGCCCAGGACGCCCTCGGCGATGTCGTGTACGTCGACCTGCCGGCCACCGGGACTCGTGTGGAGTCCGGCCAGCCCTTCGGCGAGGTCGAGTCCACCAAGAGCGTCAGCGACCTGTTCGCCCCCCTGTCGGGCACCATCGCCGAGCGCAACTCCTCGCTGGAGTCCAACCCCGAGTTGGTCAACTCCGACCCCTACGGCGAGGGCTGGATGGTCGTCCTCCAGGTCGATGACACCAGCGCCATCGACTCGATGATGACCGCCGAGGCCTACGCGGCGCTCACCGAGGACAGCTGA
- a CDS encoding FHA domain-containing protein: MYCTQCGYKNPQGAKFCAQCGTPLTAPMDVTTGMLPTAPDTTGDGDERIDTDGVRSDLSPGTALLVSVRGPNVGARFLLDKELVTVGRHPESDIFLDDITVSRRHAEFRRTESTFLVADVGSLNGTYVNGTRTEGQELVHGDLVQVGKFRLKALIPEVG; this comes from the coding sequence ATGTACTGCACGCAATGCGGCTACAAGAACCCGCAAGGGGCCAAGTTCTGCGCCCAGTGCGGGACGCCGCTGACCGCGCCGATGGACGTCACCACCGGCATGCTGCCGACTGCGCCGGACACCACCGGCGATGGTGACGAGCGCATCGACACCGACGGGGTTCGCTCCGACCTCTCACCCGGTACGGCGTTGCTCGTCAGCGTCCGCGGCCCCAACGTGGGCGCCCGGTTCCTGCTGGACAAGGAGCTCGTGACGGTCGGTCGCCATCCCGAGTCCGACATCTTCCTCGACGACATCACCGTCTCGCGACGGCATGCCGAGTTCCGCCGGACCGAGTCCACGTTCCTCGTGGCCGACGTCGGCTCGCTGAACGGCACGTACGTGAACGGCACACGGACCGAGGGGCAGGAGCTGGTCCACGGCGACCTCGTCCAGGTCGGCAAGTTCCGCCTGAAGGCCCTCATCCCCGAGGTGGGCTGA
- a CDS encoding tyrosine-type recombinase/integrase, translating to MPTADRFVRYKVVDRSGQSARSRSPFECRLFREEGRPTSKYFPTAEQAHRYGARMLLKPSVDTRGTPFVEVAEAWLDLQRGMDLKPATLKQYERHLRNWVMPEHGQWGFRDHRITSITGGDIQRLLVRMQQEGRSGSTRKQVFGLIGMICDHALSEGLIDLNPQDQVPRTRRPSSKRSRAPKPMDRTQVHAIHDQIASQRHELHVDYALMVLVGFYQGMRFSEIAAIRHDHVDLHDGSLFVAEPAKHGEQRTTPLLGPLPQRLAAYLEHLQLGTGDLLFPAIGGRQLPAAKVQRAKQLRAEGALLREIAADLDVSLATAREYSRAKFEPRPRETDPVDRNYYRNRIWNPAVVALGMPDRQFRDLRNSCIRALLTGDIDGRRWPPDIVQQFIGHADSRMTMDVYHQVYDRDVHRFANHRAKGIEPPRPGLE from the coding sequence ATGCCCACCGCTGATCGCTTCGTGCGCTACAAGGTCGTGGACCGGTCCGGCCAATCGGCCCGGTCACGGAGCCCATTCGAGTGCCGTCTCTTCCGAGAGGAGGGCCGGCCGACGTCCAAGTACTTCCCCACTGCGGAGCAGGCCCACCGGTACGGCGCGAGGATGCTGCTCAAGCCGTCGGTGGACACCCGCGGCACGCCGTTCGTCGAGGTGGCCGAGGCATGGCTCGACCTGCAGCGAGGGATGGACCTCAAGCCCGCCACCCTCAAGCAGTACGAACGGCACCTCCGCAACTGGGTGATGCCGGAGCACGGCCAGTGGGGGTTCCGCGACCACCGGATCACCTCCATCACCGGTGGCGACATCCAGCGGCTCCTGGTCCGCATGCAGCAGGAAGGGCGCTCGGGGTCCACCCGCAAGCAGGTGTTCGGGCTGATCGGGATGATCTGCGACCACGCCCTGTCAGAGGGCCTGATCGACCTCAACCCACAGGACCAGGTCCCCCGCACGCGCCGGCCCTCCAGCAAGCGCAGCCGGGCGCCCAAGCCAATGGACCGAACACAGGTCCACGCCATCCACGACCAGATCGCCAGCCAGCGCCACGAACTCCACGTCGACTACGCCCTGATGGTGCTCGTCGGCTTCTACCAGGGCATGCGGTTCAGCGAGATCGCCGCGATCCGCCACGACCACGTCGACCTCCACGACGGCAGCCTCTTCGTCGCCGAGCCCGCCAAGCACGGCGAGCAGCGCACCACTCCCCTGCTGGGCCCGCTACCCCAGCGACTGGCCGCCTACCTCGAGCATCTGCAACTCGGTACCGGTGACCTGCTGTTCCCGGCCATCGGCGGGCGGCAGCTCCCCGCTGCCAAGGTGCAACGCGCCAAGCAGCTGCGCGCCGAAGGCGCCCTGCTCCGCGAGATCGCCGCCGACCTGGACGTCTCCCTGGCCACGGCCCGCGAGTACAGCCGCGCGAAGTTCGAGCCCAGACCCCGCGAGACCGACCCGGTCGACCGCAACTACTACCGCAACCGCATCTGGAACCCCGCCGTCGTGGCACTCGGCATGCCGGACAGGCAGTTCCGGGACCTCCGCAACTCCTGCATCCGCGCGCTGCTGACCGGCGACATCGATGGGCGGCGATGGCCACCCGACATCGTGCAGCAGTTCATCGGCCACGCCGACTCGCGGATGACCATGGACGTCTACCACCAGGTCTATGACCGCGACGTCCACCGCTTTGCCAACCACCGGGCCAAGGGAATCGAACCCCCACGCCCCGGCCTGGAATGA
- a CDS encoding DUF6112 family protein has translation MVLAQVSITPNDTGLPGIAALRSIVGAAMSFGLVLSVLALLVSAVVWGFGAQSANPHLAGRGKVGVLAACGSAAICGAAVTLVNFFWTVGQGVS, from the coding sequence ATGGTGCTGGCTCAGGTGTCGATCACCCCCAACGACACGGGCCTGCCGGGCATCGCCGCGCTGCGCAGCATCGTCGGGGCCGCCATGAGCTTCGGGCTGGTCCTCTCGGTCCTCGCCCTGCTCGTGTCTGCGGTCGTCTGGGGCTTCGGAGCCCAATCGGCCAACCCACACCTCGCCGGGCGGGGCAAGGTCGGCGTGCTGGCCGCCTGCGGCTCGGCAGCCATCTGCGGAGCCGCCGTCACGCTGGTCAACTTCTTCTGGACCGTCGGCCAGGGCGTGTCCTGA
- a CDS encoding TraM recognition domain-containing protein, whose protein sequence is MPVGDRSADVALAGIAGVVLASHVLHTSAWIAARVAGLPGPTTSPAQGLGVLLRPTDPGEVVGIDGLHPALYWATAALLLAALAAATVGVRRAVTDHGRAVWRRPGTATRADVRRAVSARALRRRARTLRPSLADPAATDAGFLLGHAHGQGVWATVEDSILLLGPPRSGKGLHVVINAILDAPGPVVATSTRPDNLHATLAACRARGPVAVFDPQRLVSGLAAGLRWSPVRGCTDPQTAMVRAAALAAGTGLTGGGVDNGSFWEGKTRTVLQALLHAAALDDQPPATLHRWTQSPAAAADAVRILQSNSEAADGWAESLQAVVDADPRTRDAVWHGVALSLSALANPTVRDAVTPDPGDAFDPEDFLRSQGTLHLLATGSGATASASLVAAFIEDLVETARRQAARSPGSRLDPPLLLALDEIGNLAPLPSLPTLMADGGGTGITTMPVLQSLAQARARWGEHAATAIWDASIVKVILGGASNSRDLTDLATLIGDRDEPHQTRSHDHHGRRSTQTTTRRLPIMPADTIRTLPFGTGLILLRTAPPIITHLRPWTARRDLPDREEPGERPHTSHLKRRT, encoded by the coding sequence ATGCCCGTGGGTGACCGCAGCGCCGACGTCGCGCTCGCCGGGATCGCCGGGGTCGTCCTCGCCAGCCACGTACTGCACACCTCGGCATGGATCGCGGCTCGCGTCGCGGGTCTCCCCGGCCCGACCACCAGTCCAGCCCAGGGATTGGGGGTCCTGCTGCGCCCAACCGACCCAGGAGAAGTGGTCGGCATCGACGGCCTCCACCCCGCCCTGTACTGGGCGACCGCCGCCCTCCTGCTCGCAGCCCTTGCCGCCGCCACCGTGGGGGTGCGCCGCGCCGTGACCGACCACGGCAGGGCGGTGTGGCGCCGACCGGGCACCGCCACCCGCGCCGACGTCCGCCGGGCGGTGTCCGCCAGGGCCCTCCGGCGACGCGCCCGCACGCTCCGCCCGTCGCTTGCCGACCCGGCGGCGACTGACGCCGGCTTTCTGCTCGGCCATGCGCACGGCCAGGGGGTGTGGGCCACCGTGGAGGACTCCATCCTCCTGCTCGGCCCCCCACGGTCCGGCAAGGGCTTGCACGTCGTCATCAACGCCATCCTCGACGCCCCCGGCCCGGTCGTGGCCACCAGCACCCGTCCCGACAACCTCCACGCCACCCTCGCCGCCTGCCGGGCCCGCGGCCCCGTCGCAGTCTTCGATCCACAACGGCTGGTGTCCGGCCTGGCCGCGGGGCTCCGGTGGTCCCCGGTCCGGGGCTGCACCGACCCTCAGACCGCCATGGTCCGTGCCGCCGCACTCGCCGCTGGCACGGGCCTCACCGGTGGAGGGGTCGACAACGGCAGCTTCTGGGAGGGAAAGACCCGCACCGTCCTGCAGGCACTCCTGCACGCCGCCGCCCTCGACGATCAACCACCCGCCACACTGCACCGCTGGACCCAGAGCCCCGCAGCCGCCGCTGACGCCGTCAGGATCCTCCAGAGCAATTCCGAGGCGGCCGATGGGTGGGCGGAATCACTGCAGGCCGTCGTCGATGCCGACCCCCGCACCCGCGACGCCGTCTGGCACGGCGTCGCCCTGTCACTGTCCGCCCTCGCCAACCCCACCGTCCGTGACGCCGTCACACCCGACCCGGGCGACGCTTTCGACCCCGAGGATTTCCTCCGCAGCCAAGGGACCCTCCACCTGCTCGCCACCGGCAGCGGCGCCACCGCGTCGGCAAGCCTGGTCGCTGCGTTCATCGAGGACCTCGTGGAGACCGCCCGACGCCAAGCCGCACGATCACCCGGATCGCGCCTCGACCCGCCACTCCTGCTCGCGCTCGACGAGATCGGCAACCTCGCACCCCTGCCCTCGCTGCCGACCCTGATGGCCGACGGCGGCGGGACCGGCATCACCACCATGCCCGTCCTGCAGTCACTCGCCCAAGCACGGGCCCGCTGGGGCGAACACGCCGCCACCGCCATCTGGGACGCCAGCATCGTCAAGGTGATCCTGGGCGGCGCCTCCAACAGCCGCGACCTCACCGACCTCGCCACGCTCATCGGCGACCGCGACGAACCCCACCAGACCCGCAGCCACGACCACCATGGCCGCCGCAGCACCCAGACCACCACACGACGCCTGCCGATCATGCCCGCCGACACCATCCGCACCCTGCCGTTCGGCACCGGACTGATCCTGCTCCGCACCGCACCACCCATCATCACCCACCTCAGGCCCTGGACCGCCCGACGAGACCTGCCAGACCGCGAAGAGCCGGGGGAGCGGCCGCACACCTCTCATCTGAAGAGGAGGACCTGA